The Vibrio agarivorans genome window below encodes:
- a CDS encoding LysR family transcriptional regulator — MDWLECMNTYVKVVEEGSFNGAARRLHTTNSAVSKRIHWLENRVGTQLLKRTTRSLSQTEAGALFYQGCKESMAQWQTMLDDTRSVSGSPKGLLRVGATVAVGSKFLVKYLKDFLDLYPEIRIQLTTTDPGQLPEMNLDVFISRELEQLNSLSVKQMPLLERKIAFYAAPSYIEQHGCPNTIDELKHHNVLIWGESPEREYRVSNNQRVMVSGNFSTTNPEALFYAGKSGMGIMIVSEFMIEQEVESGQLVRVLPDIMAEELTIYAYYPNLDREHTRTKLFIDYLKSRLEQHQVQKNASPQ; from the coding sequence ATGGACTGGTTAGAGTGTATGAACACCTATGTAAAAGTGGTTGAAGAAGGCAGTTTTAATGGGGCTGCGCGACGTCTTCACACCACGAACTCTGCTGTGAGTAAGCGCATACATTGGCTCGAAAACCGTGTTGGAACCCAACTATTGAAACGAACCACACGCTCGCTGTCCCAAACTGAAGCTGGCGCTCTCTTCTATCAAGGTTGCAAAGAGTCTATGGCGCAGTGGCAAACGATGTTGGACGATACACGTTCAGTGTCGGGCTCTCCGAAAGGCTTGCTTAGGGTGGGGGCAACGGTAGCCGTTGGCTCTAAGTTTCTGGTTAAATACCTCAAAGACTTTCTCGATTTATACCCTGAAATTCGCATTCAACTCACCACCACCGATCCTGGTCAATTGCCAGAAATGAACTTAGACGTGTTTATCTCTCGTGAGCTAGAACAATTAAATTCACTTAGCGTGAAACAGATGCCGTTATTAGAACGAAAAATTGCCTTTTATGCCGCGCCTAGCTATATCGAACAACATGGTTGCCCTAATACCATTGATGAACTTAAACATCACAATGTCTTAATTTGGGGTGAAAGTCCGGAGCGCGAGTACCGCGTATCAAACAATCAACGAGTTATGGTGAGCGGTAATTTTTCGACAACCAATCCGGAAGCTCTGTTTTATGCAGGAAAATCAGGAATGGGGATTATGATCGTCAGCGAGTTTATGATTGAACAGGAAGTCGAATCTGGCCAGTTAGTACGCGTATTGCCCGATATCATGGCAGAAGAGCTAACAATTTATGCCTACTACCCTAACCTTGACCGCGAACATACACGTACCAAGCTGTTCATCGACTATCTAAAAAGTCGTTTAGAGCAACATCAGGTACAAAAAAACGCCAGCCCGCAATAA
- a CDS encoding transposase: MTTARKKLVDTNITPYYHCVSRCVRQSFLCGHDKTSGRSYEHRKQWVENRINLLTKVYCIDVCAYAVMSNHYHLVVFIDKAGAEELTPYEVVNRWAIGHKIPDMVKRWQMGTVEKPAELKTCNRLIESWRIRLCDLGWFMKELNYDIARKANEEDDCKGHFWESRYKSQALLDESALIAAMAYVDLNPVRAGVSKNALASDFTSIKRRVIALENNQDTAPNLAVFVGRNQQKVRKGIPFTLAEYVDLLCWSSTQNRQGKASIQKDIPRLLGGLNLEQSNWLAAVTLIERKRAKFVGLRSSLDKQRGKMSISRVNGVKLDVL, encoded by the coding sequence ATGACCACTGCACGCAAAAAACTCGTCGATACTAACATTACACCTTATTACCATTGCGTATCTAGGTGTGTCAGGCAGTCATTTTTGTGCGGTCACGATAAAACCTCCGGGAGAAGTTATGAGCATCGCAAACAGTGGGTTGAAAACAGAATTAATCTGCTAACAAAAGTCTACTGCATTGATGTCTGTGCTTATGCGGTTATGAGTAACCATTACCACTTAGTTGTGTTTATCGATAAAGCCGGGGCTGAGGAGTTGACGCCATATGAAGTAGTCAATAGATGGGCCATAGGCCACAAAATACCGGATATGGTGAAGCGCTGGCAAATGGGCACAGTTGAAAAACCAGCAGAGCTCAAAACTTGTAACAGGTTAATTGAAAGCTGGCGCATAAGATTATGCGATTTAGGTTGGTTCATGAAGGAGCTCAACTACGATATTGCTAGAAAGGCGAATGAAGAGGATGACTGTAAAGGTCACTTTTGGGAAAGTCGGTATAAAAGTCAAGCATTGTTAGATGAGTCAGCTTTGATTGCAGCAATGGCGTATGTTGATCTCAACCCTGTACGAGCTGGTGTAAGTAAAAATGCCTTAGCTTCGGATTTTACATCCATAAAACGACGGGTGATTGCGCTTGAAAATAATCAAGATACCGCACCCAATTTGGCTGTATTTGTCGGTAGAAATCAGCAGAAAGTCAGAAAAGGAATTCCTTTTACACTTGCAGAATATGTTGACCTTCTTTGTTGGAGTTCGACGCAAAACCGGCAAGGAAAGGCATCAATTCAAAAGGATATACCCAGGCTTTTAGGCGGTTTGAATTTGGAACAATCAAATTGGTTAGCTGCGGTGACATTAATTGAAAGGAAGCGGGCGAAGTTTGTTGGATTAAGAAGTAGCCTGGATAAGCAGCGTGGCAAGATGAGCATTAGCCGAGTGAATGGTGTGAAGCTTGACGTGTTGTAG
- a CDS encoding primosomal replication protein: MVELSKIDKMLTALSVQASELDKQRGEHHLALFDEQLFQTRSRLLQPCVVESQHIVDSIKREQEQGTLTHERAEYLSEKLISQISAIQRELSTSTIRSQEPKHSSHFRKPIHVLHQDLIQHQEWETRLQKMLQTATLQGQSQQVIEATQQRLERCRAARIKIENQITDRESHINEQ; this comes from the coding sequence ATGGTAGAGCTATCAAAAATAGATAAAATGCTTACAGCACTATCTGTTCAAGCTTCTGAACTTGATAAACAACGAGGAGAGCACCACCTTGCCCTCTTCGACGAGCAGCTCTTTCAAACTCGCTCGCGTCTGTTACAGCCATGTGTGGTGGAATCTCAGCATATTGTAGATTCAATTAAACGTGAGCAAGAGCAAGGGACACTCACTCACGAACGGGCTGAATATTTGAGTGAGAAGCTCATCAGCCAAATCAGTGCGATTCAACGCGAGTTGTCGACGTCGACTATCCGTTCACAAGAACCAAAGCATTCAAGTCACTTCCGTAAGCCAATACATGTCCTTCACCAAGACTTGATACAACACCAAGAGTGGGAAACTCGCCTACAGAAAATGCTCCAAACCGCCACCTTACAAGGACAGTCCCAACAAGTCATCGAAGCCACCCAGCAACGTCTAGAACGCTGCCGCGCAGCAAGAATCAAAATTGAAAACCAAATAACCGACAGAGAGAGTCATATAAATGAGCAATGA
- a CDS encoding sulfite exporter TauE/SafE family protein, whose amino-acid sequence MTILMLLQIGLSIGGAIFIFMLVKAWREKRTSEKSTNVMAIGAIGGFANFCDTLGVGSFAIKTAGYKQFNLVDDKDLPGTLNAQAALATVAQALIFLTAVEVDMTTMVSLIVAACLGATIGARIVSGLDRQMIRLIMGCALMIVALLMLAGRLELFPLGGTELGLSGTKLAIAIVGNFIFGALMTVGIGLYAPCMTMIYLLGMNPIAAFPIMMCSCAFLCFFSAGNFIQRKALNTRAALSVAITGPIAVLIAAFIVKSLDLDTLAWLVTFVVLYTSITMFRSWSNSRNQSHAQTLID is encoded by the coding sequence ATGACAATTCTAATGCTTCTTCAAATCGGCCTTTCTATTGGTGGGGCTATATTTATTTTTATGCTGGTGAAAGCGTGGCGCGAAAAGCGTACCAGCGAGAAAAGCACTAATGTAATGGCGATAGGTGCCATTGGTGGATTTGCCAATTTTTGTGACACGTTGGGTGTAGGTAGCTTTGCTATTAAAACAGCGGGTTATAAGCAATTTAATCTGGTGGATGACAAGGATCTACCCGGAACGCTTAATGCTCAAGCGGCGTTGGCTACAGTGGCACAAGCACTAATCTTTCTTACCGCAGTCGAAGTTGACATGACCACAATGGTAAGCTTAATTGTCGCAGCGTGTCTTGGCGCAACGATTGGTGCAAGAATTGTATCGGGTTTAGATCGTCAGATGATTCGTTTGATCATGGGCTGTGCCCTAATGATCGTCGCGCTGTTAATGCTAGCGGGGCGTTTAGAGCTGTTTCCATTGGGCGGAACGGAGCTAGGTCTATCAGGAACTAAGCTTGCTATCGCAATTGTGGGTAACTTTATTTTTGGTGCACTGATGACCGTTGGCATCGGGCTTTATGCTCCTTGTATGACGATGATCTATCTGCTTGGAATGAACCCTATCGCAGCATTCCCGATTATGATGTGTTCATGTGCATTCTTGTGCTTCTTCTCTGCGGGTAACTTTATCCAGCGTAAAGCACTTAATACCAGAGCGGCGCTATCCGTTGCTATTACTGGCCCGATTGCCGTCCTTATCGCGGCATTTATAGTTAAGTCTCTAGACCTAGACACCCTCGCGTGGCTTGTGACTTTTGTAGTGCTTTATACCTCGATAACGATGTTCCGTTCATGGTCAAACTCGAGAAACCAAAGTCATGCGCAAACTTTGATTGACTAA
- a CDS encoding porin — protein sequence MKKTLLALVVAAAATSVNAAEIYKSEDGSVNFYGQLRTELKFSEDSDGDWNEDLSSGSSRMGIDGSYALTDSLDVLGLVEVGVRDNTDVNVRQHIFGFSGDFGTIKLGKQWTTSDDVYGADYSYFYGGSALRYSTLNGALHDSQIKYAYDAEQFWLKAGWGLNEGESNQDLYELFVGTSFDALDLHAGVGLNKDYAFGEDDDAGVDGAEVENLFFELTAEYNIGDHLIGFTYYNAELSNGNGSEKIKENGYSLAGIYQATAKTALYAGYEFTDQESSGFAMNYDEDGTVIYVGVEHKFNSWSRVYAEYGYGDGTTLGYSNKGSDQEVEAQVADSESNFGIGARFYW from the coding sequence ATGAAAAAGACGCTATTAGCTCTAGTGGTTGCAGCGGCAGCTACTTCTGTGAATGCAGCAGAGATTTATAAGTCAGAAGATGGATCTGTTAACTTTTATGGTCAACTTCGTACAGAATTGAAATTTTCTGAGGATTCGGATGGCGACTGGAATGAAGACCTAAGCTCAGGTTCTTCGCGTATGGGTATTGACGGAAGTTACGCACTTACTGATTCTCTTGATGTATTAGGTTTGGTTGAAGTCGGTGTTCGAGACAACACTGATGTAAACGTTCGTCAGCACATATTTGGCTTTTCTGGTGATTTCGGTACTATCAAGTTGGGTAAACAATGGACAACATCTGATGATGTTTATGGTGCTGATTACTCATATTTCTACGGCGGTTCAGCATTACGTTATTCAACACTTAACGGTGCTTTACATGATTCTCAGATAAAATATGCTTACGATGCAGAGCAGTTTTGGCTAAAAGCCGGCTGGGGTCTCAACGAAGGTGAGTCGAACCAAGATCTTTATGAATTATTCGTAGGTACGTCTTTCGATGCTCTAGACTTGCACGCAGGTGTTGGTTTGAATAAAGATTACGCATTTGGTGAAGACGATGATGCTGGAGTCGACGGAGCAGAAGTTGAGAACCTATTCTTCGAACTGACTGCAGAGTACAACATTGGCGATCACCTAATTGGTTTCACATATTACAATGCTGAACTTTCAAACGGTAATGGTTCAGAGAAAATCAAAGAAAATGGTTACTCACTCGCTGGCATCTATCAAGCAACAGCAAAAACAGCGTTGTATGCTGGTTATGAATTCACAGATCAAGAGTCTTCAGGCTTTGCAATGAATTACGATGAAGATGGTACTGTGATCTATGTGGGTGTAGAGCACAAGTTTAATAGTTGGTCTCGTGTATATGCTGAATACGGCTACGGTGACGGTACAACGTTAGGTTACTCGAACAAAGGATCTGACCAAGAAGTTGAAGCACAAGTTGCTGATAGTGAGAGTAACTTCGGTATCGGTGCACGTTTTTACTGGTAA
- the rsmS gene encoding pleiotropic regulatory protein RsmS translates to MSNENTQSSGLEQAPAEVKLAVDLIYLLETNEISPEIALKAIDIVRGDLLSKVEGA, encoded by the coding sequence ATGAGCAATGAAAACACACAATCAAGTGGTTTAGAGCAAGCACCCGCCGAGGTTAAACTGGCGGTGGATCTGATTTATCTATTAGAAACCAATGAGATATCACCTGAAATTGCTTTAAAGGCGATTGATATTGTGCGTGGTGATTTACTGTCTAAGGTTGAGGGGGCTTGA
- a CDS encoding multidrug effflux MFS transporter — MKRDSNYFNKTPLLLAMMIIATGQVGVSIYLPSLPLMSASLGVDASQIQLVVTLFLVGFGASQLFYGPLSDAIGRRPVFLLGQSIYLIGTVLCLTFTESYIALIAGRLLQGLGAGSASVLSRSVLRDSYDGSQLTKALSYMSVTASILPIIAPVFGGWIAHHLGWEAVFSFVLVYLLAIFTVGWWILPETLPYAKRRFKPSELLGNYGKLLGNWQVIQSASYNWITYLGAVVTLSLFPFLMQKQLGMSAAEYGTIMLIPSLGLLIGTVALNIFSKRLSQEHMLAAAIAIIFMSGVSLLVSDFNSTNLVLAFTAFAFAQGISFPISIAKLLAPHKDQVGAVSALSGSIQMVLAGAVGGLLIEYWVSSQSALGGLYILSAMSMLFFMLSVSVRKWVKPRTPILTRDDH; from the coding sequence ATGAAACGAGATTCCAATTATTTTAATAAAACGCCACTGTTGCTAGCGATGATGATCATCGCTACAGGGCAGGTCGGTGTAAGTATTTACTTACCTTCACTTCCGCTAATGAGTGCGTCGTTGGGCGTGGACGCGTCACAAATTCAGCTGGTGGTCACCCTTTTCTTGGTAGGCTTTGGCGCTTCACAGCTGTTTTATGGCCCCTTATCTGACGCCATTGGCCGCCGGCCCGTGTTCTTATTGGGACAGTCTATTTATCTTATCGGGACAGTCCTGTGTCTTACCTTTACCGAAAGCTATATCGCACTAATCGCAGGACGCTTATTACAAGGTTTAGGAGCCGGCAGTGCATCGGTATTAAGTCGCAGCGTGTTGCGTGATAGCTATGACGGCTCTCAGCTAACCAAAGCTTTGTCCTATATGTCTGTCACGGCTTCAATATTACCCATCATCGCACCGGTGTTTGGTGGCTGGATTGCTCACCATTTAGGCTGGGAAGCCGTATTTAGTTTCGTGCTTGTTTATCTGCTCGCGATTTTTACCGTAGGTTGGTGGATATTGCCTGAAACTCTCCCTTATGCAAAAAGACGATTTAAACCGAGTGAGTTACTGGGTAACTACGGCAAACTACTTGGCAACTGGCAGGTAATACAAAGCGCAAGCTACAACTGGATAACTTACCTCGGTGCCGTCGTGACGCTAAGTCTGTTTCCTTTTCTAATGCAAAAGCAGTTAGGGATGTCGGCCGCTGAATACGGCACAATTATGTTGATCCCGTCATTAGGCCTCCTTATCGGGACAGTCGCACTCAATATCTTTAGTAAACGACTCTCGCAAGAGCACATGCTGGCCGCGGCGATAGCGATAATATTCATGTCTGGCGTGAGCTTATTGGTTTCAGATTTCAATTCAACAAACCTAGTACTTGCATTTACGGCATTTGCGTTCGCGCAGGGGATCTCTTTTCCTATTTCTATCGCGAAACTCTTGGCTCCACACAAAGATCAAGTTGGTGCAGTGTCAGCGTTGTCTGGTTCGATTCAGATGGTGCTCGCAGGGGCTGTTGGTGGGTTATTGATAGAGTACTGGGTATCAAGTCAATCCGCTCTAGGTGGTTTGTACATTTTGAGTGCAATGAGTATGTTGTTTTTTATGCTATCGGTATCGGTTCGCAAGTGGGTGAAACCTCGTACCCCGATATTAACTCGTGACGACCATTAA
- the dinG gene encoding ATP-dependent DNA helicase DinG, with amino-acid sequence MLTPNIQKSIRTSYQNLQAQLDNFVPRRSQNYLVAEIAKSLCGEYHKSTRMIVAEAGTGIGKSLSYLMASIPVAVLNNRKVVISTATVALQEQLIDKDLPLYRRITDLDFEFRLAKGRQRYCCAEKLAAASGEDGGQVAMFDSKPKAKDIELLERLYKALSDGKWDGDRDSWPKPIKDDIWQLIVSDKHSCNNSLPAHRGCPFSKARSDLDRADVIIANHSLVMADADLGGGVILPEPENTIYVFDEAHHLPHVAREHSSAAASLKGAATWLERLNQVISKHASLADVKRASRFQNDLQEAIQVIVPTLTQMTNQFNPEHFDEGIYRFEDGDLPEWLFEEAKGLKTSTQKLAQCTAKIADLISERVKEGELSSRLAEPALAELGFYIQRCDNLAQVWNLMAEPKREKGAPLARWLEVSKEREGDFVVSVSPLEVGWQLDQQIWSRCIGAVVTSATLRALNQFSYFCRQAGISERAEDGVKFLALASPFDYPNQAELIVPVMKHEPQAPQFTEYLIEILPKLIEDKQANLVLFSSYWQMNQVAEKLATLFTKKGWALQVQGDSSRAEILKKHKTLVQCGKTSVLFGTGSFSEGLDLPGDELTNLIITKIPFGVPTSPVEQAHSEYIERCGGNPFMQIAVPEASKKLIQSVGRLLRKEKDSGKVYLLDRRVVSKRYGKALLDSLPPFKRTIHK; translated from the coding sequence ATGCTGACTCCAAACATTCAAAAATCCATTCGTACCAGTTATCAAAATCTACAGGCTCAGCTCGATAATTTTGTTCCTAGACGCTCGCAAAACTACTTGGTTGCTGAGATTGCTAAATCACTTTGTGGCGAATACCACAAATCTACTCGTATGATTGTGGCTGAAGCTGGCACTGGAATCGGTAAGTCTCTTTCGTATTTGATGGCGTCAATTCCAGTGGCCGTGTTAAACAACCGCAAGGTGGTCATTTCTACCGCAACCGTTGCCCTGCAAGAGCAGTTGATTGATAAAGACTTGCCGCTATATCGACGAATCACCGATCTTGATTTCGAGTTTCGACTGGCAAAAGGTCGTCAAAGGTATTGCTGTGCGGAGAAACTCGCTGCCGCGAGTGGTGAAGACGGTGGCCAAGTGGCAATGTTCGACAGCAAACCCAAAGCGAAAGATATTGAGTTGCTAGAACGTCTTTATAAAGCCCTATCAGATGGCAAATGGGACGGAGATAGAGATAGCTGGCCAAAGCCAATTAAAGACGATATTTGGCAGCTCATTGTTAGTGATAAACACTCTTGTAATAACAGTTTGCCAGCACATCGTGGCTGCCCGTTTTCAAAAGCAAGATCGGATCTTGATCGCGCCGATGTAATAATTGCCAACCACAGCTTAGTTATGGCAGATGCAGATCTAGGCGGCGGTGTCATTCTTCCTGAGCCTGAAAACACTATTTATGTTTTTGATGAAGCACATCATTTACCGCATGTCGCACGTGAACACTCTTCTGCAGCGGCGAGCTTAAAAGGAGCTGCAACTTGGCTTGAGCGTCTTAATCAAGTTATCTCAAAACACGCTAGCCTGGCCGATGTGAAGCGTGCAAGTCGTTTCCAAAATGATCTACAAGAAGCGATTCAGGTGATTGTTCCGACGCTCACCCAAATGACTAACCAGTTTAACCCTGAACACTTTGATGAGGGAATCTACCGCTTTGAAGATGGCGACTTGCCGGAGTGGTTGTTTGAAGAAGCAAAAGGATTAAAAACCAGCACACAAAAGCTTGCACAATGTACAGCTAAAATTGCTGACCTTATTTCTGAGCGTGTTAAAGAGGGGGAGCTTTCTTCTCGCCTTGCCGAGCCTGCCCTTGCAGAGCTAGGCTTCTATATCCAACGTTGTGACAACTTGGCCCAAGTTTGGAACCTGATGGCTGAGCCTAAAAGAGAAAAAGGCGCTCCACTGGCTCGTTGGCTAGAAGTGAGTAAAGAGCGTGAGGGGGATTTTGTCGTTTCCGTGTCTCCGCTCGAGGTTGGCTGGCAACTGGATCAACAAATATGGAGTCGCTGCATTGGTGCCGTTGTAACGTCAGCTACACTACGAGCATTAAATCAGTTCAGCTATTTTTGCCGCCAAGCGGGGATCAGCGAGCGTGCGGAAGATGGGGTTAAGTTTCTTGCCCTGGCTTCACCATTTGATTACCCAAATCAAGCAGAACTGATCGTGCCTGTGATGAAGCACGAGCCACAAGCTCCTCAGTTTACTGAATATCTTATAGAGATTCTGCCTAAGTTAATTGAGGACAAGCAGGCCAACTTAGTTTTATTCTCATCTTACTGGCAAATGAACCAAGTAGCGGAAAAACTCGCCACATTGTTTACAAAAAAAGGCTGGGCGCTACAAGTCCAAGGGGATTCTTCGCGTGCAGAAATTCTAAAAAAACATAAAACACTAGTGCAGTGTGGTAAAACAAGTGTTCTTTTTGGAACAGGCAGCTTTTCAGAAGGTCTTGACCTACCGGGTGATGAGTTAACCAATCTCATCATTACCAAGATACCGTTTGGTGTGCCGACGTCTCCAGTAGAGCAAGCGCATTCTGAATATATTGAGCGATGTGGCGGCAATCCATTTATGCAAATCGCGGTGCCTGAGGCGAGCAAAAAGCTCATCCAATCAGTTGGACGATTACTGCGTAAAGAGAAAGACTCTGGTAAAGTCTACCTGCTTGATCGACGCGTCGTTTCAAAGCGTTACGGAAAAGCTCTCCTTGACTCGTTGCCTCCGTTTAAACGCACTATACATAAATAA
- a CDS encoding YccT family protein → MKIQAVTFATTLLVSASSLAASLSVKDTVDLLVVNMEKPALSGQLFKSSKSVKLAEGKNQVVFQYEPVIETNSERKKVYGQTQVVTFTVSEDQDVQFEMPSYRSVRSAEKGLKELDFKIIDQNGKEVEKTLDVLKSDGIQLGRNHIEEVREYNINGGPAAVAISYVAVDNTAKAAVPTVLPEPEIAPEPAIPVQLPELDSKELQQLKTWYTEASQEDRKAFRKWLIDFE, encoded by the coding sequence ATGAAAATACAAGCAGTTACATTTGCTACCACACTTTTAGTGAGTGCTTCCTCACTGGCCGCTTCTCTATCAGTGAAAGATACTGTTGACCTACTAGTCGTCAATATGGAAAAGCCCGCCCTTTCTGGCCAACTTTTTAAATCCTCCAAAAGTGTCAAGCTGGCTGAAGGGAAAAACCAAGTCGTTTTCCAATATGAACCGGTTATTGAAACTAATAGTGAGCGCAAGAAAGTCTATGGCCAAACCCAGGTCGTCACCTTTACTGTCTCTGAAGATCAAGATGTGCAATTCGAAATGCCAAGCTACCGCTCAGTGCGCTCAGCAGAAAAAGGCTTAAAAGAGTTAGACTTCAAGATTATTGACCAAAACGGCAAAGAAGTTGAAAAGACGCTAGACGTATTAAAATCAGATGGCATTCAGCTAGGGCGGAACCATATAGAAGAGGTTAGAGAGTACAACATCAACGGCGGCCCAGCTGCAGTCGCCATTTCCTACGTTGCTGTCGACAACACAGCAAAAGCCGCTGTCCCTACCGTTTTACCAGAGCCAGAAATTGCCCCAGAGCCTGCTATACCTGTTCAGCTGCCAGAGCTAGACTCAAAAGAACTCCAACAGCTAAAAACTTGGTACACAGAAGCCTCACAAGAAGATCGCAAAGCCTTCCGTAAGTGGCTGATCGACTTCGAGTAA
- the bioA gene encoding adenosylmethionine--8-amino-7-oxononanoate transaminase, with the protein MDLAFDRQHLWHPYTSTLTPLTCYPVASAQGVTLTLEDGTELTDGMSSWWSAIHGYNHPILNAAAHKQIDTVSHVMFGGITHEPAIELGKKLLNLAPDNLEHIFLADSGSVAVEVSLKMALQYWHAKGQSRPKFLTLRHGYHGDTFAAMSVTDPNNSMHSLYKGFLPEHIFADSPNCRFEDDWNDQDLNDFRLQLETNHQSIAAVILEPIVQGAGGMRIYHPQFLKGVRDLCDHYGVLLILDEIATGFGRTGKMFACEHADIQPDILCIGKALTGGYMTLSATLTTPEVANTVCGGQAGCFMHGPTFMGNPLACAVANASMAILQCGDWRHQVQNIELAFAELLPTLTTHSRVKDVRWLGAIGVVETNEPVNMEQIQRHFVENGVWIRPFGRLIYMMPPYISQYEDIAKLVGAIEGALGNDGCFG; encoded by the coding sequence ATGGATCTTGCCTTCGACCGCCAGCACCTCTGGCATCCCTACACTTCAACGCTTACTCCTCTTACCTGTTACCCGGTGGCATCAGCCCAAGGTGTGACGCTGACACTGGAAGATGGAACTGAACTCACCGATGGAATGTCTTCTTGGTGGTCGGCTATCCATGGTTATAACCACCCGATTCTTAATGCGGCTGCTCACAAACAAATTGATACTGTGTCACACGTGATGTTTGGTGGAATCACTCACGAGCCCGCCATTGAACTAGGGAAAAAGTTACTCAATCTAGCCCCTGATAATCTTGAGCACATTTTTCTGGCCGATTCTGGCTCTGTCGCAGTAGAAGTCAGTTTGAAGATGGCATTGCAGTATTGGCATGCAAAAGGACAGTCTAGACCCAAATTTCTGACGTTACGCCATGGCTATCATGGTGACACCTTCGCTGCGATGTCGGTGACGGACCCTAACAATTCAATGCACAGCTTATATAAAGGCTTTTTACCAGAGCATATTTTTGCCGATTCGCCGAACTGCCGTTTTGAGGACGATTGGAATGACCAAGACTTAAATGACTTTAGGCTTCAATTGGAAACCAATCATCAGTCAATTGCTGCTGTGATATTGGAGCCAATCGTACAAGGTGCAGGCGGGATGCGTATTTATCACCCGCAATTTCTCAAGGGCGTGCGCGATCTTTGCGATCACTATGGCGTGCTATTGATCTTGGACGAAATCGCCACCGGTTTCGGTCGAACTGGTAAAATGTTTGCCTGTGAACATGCTGACATACAGCCTGATATATTGTGTATCGGCAAAGCCCTGACTGGGGGCTACATGACGCTATCAGCGACCTTAACCACGCCAGAGGTTGCCAACACCGTGTGCGGTGGTCAAGCAGGTTGCTTTATGCACGGTCCAACCTTTATGGGTAACCCTCTCGCCTGCGCCGTTGCCAACGCCAGTATGGCCATCTTACAGTGTGGCGACTGGCGACATCAGGTACAGAATATTGAACTCGCATTTGCTGAGTTATTACCTACATTAACCACGCATTCTCGAGTAAAAGACGTTCGTTGGTTAGGGGCCATCGGTGTGGTCGAAACGAATGAGCCTGTGAACATGGAACAGATTCAACGCCATTTTGTGGAAAATGGGGTTTGGATTCGTCCTTTCGGGCGCTTGATTTATATGATGCCGCCTTATATTAGTCAGTATGAGGATATTGCTAAGTTGGTGGGGGCGATTGAGGGGGCGTTGGGGAATGATGGTTGTTTTGGGTAG
- a CDS encoding sulfite exporter TauE/SafE family protein — MEFLEPSMLVVLALVAFVAGFIDAVAGGGGMLTVPALLSLGLPPHIALGTNKLAASFASSTAAFTYYKKRLFEPSFWIPAFIATLIGAITGTLVVDAISTEWLEKALPLIILMTAVYTLWPKSKHANKNTLPAKCSKVNKKQYLQGFTLGFYDGVAGPGTGAFWTVSSMALYRLNILLASGLAKAMNFTSNFTSLVTFAILGHINWLLGLTMGVCLMLGAYVGAHSAIRFGAGFIRPVFVTVVIVLSVKLAFDAWF, encoded by the coding sequence ATGGAATTTCTCGAACCAAGCATGCTGGTCGTGCTTGCTTTAGTCGCATTTGTTGCTGGTTTTATTGATGCCGTTGCTGGCGGTGGCGGTATGCTAACTGTCCCTGCCCTTCTCTCTCTTGGGTTGCCTCCGCATATTGCTTTAGGTACAAACAAGCTTGCAGCCAGTTTTGCGTCTTCTACTGCTGCTTTTACTTATTATAAGAAGCGTTTGTTCGAACCTAGCTTCTGGATACCCGCTTTTATTGCTACGCTCATTGGCGCGATTACGGGAACACTGGTTGTTGATGCCATCAGTACCGAGTGGCTAGAAAAAGCACTGCCGCTCATCATATTAATGACGGCTGTTTATACCCTGTGGCCGAAATCAAAGCACGCGAATAAGAACACACTGCCAGCCAAGTGCTCAAAGGTGAATAAGAAACAATATCTGCAAGGTTTTACTCTAGGTTTCTATGATGGCGTTGCAGGCCCTGGTACGGGGGCGTTTTGGACAGTCAGTTCAATGGCTTTGTATCGACTCAATATATTGCTGGCGTCTGGCCTTGCTAAAGCGATGAACTTTACTAGTAACTTTACGTCACTAGTGACGTTTGCCATCCTTGGTCACATCAACTGGCTGCTCGGTTTAACCATGGGAGTCTGCTTAATGCTTGGCGCTTATGTTGGCGCGCATTCCGCCATTCGCTTTGGTGCAGGTTTTATTCGTCCTGTTTTTGTTACTGTGGTTATCGTTTTGTCGGTTAAACTAGCCTTTGACGCTTGGTTTTAG